A DNA window from Gemmatimonadaceae bacterium contains the following coding sequences:
- a CDS encoding ATP-binding protein: MIEPQLAAKRLRYEVRIDPAIVVRADAEKLWQILLNLLSNAVKFTECDGQITVDTGARGDGSGPTGVVFLRVSDTGAGIPSNRLTAIFEPFVQIQRSLTNSSEGTGLGLAISRELACGMGGDLRVRSVEGAGATFTLMLRAGRRAERS; encoded by the coding sequence ATGATCGAGCCGCAGCTCGCGGCCAAGCGTCTGCGCTACGAGGTGCGCATCGATCCCGCGATCGTGGTGCGCGCCGACGCCGAAAAGCTGTGGCAGATCCTGCTCAACCTATTGTCGAACGCGGTGAAGTTCACCGAGTGCGACGGGCAGATCACGGTGGACACGGGCGCGCGCGGCGATGGCAGCGGCCCAACGGGCGTCGTGTTCCTGCGGGTGAGCGACACCGGGGCCGGCATTCCGAGCAATCGCCTCACGGCGATCTTCGAGCCCTTCGTGCAGATCCAGCGCAGTCTCACCAACAGCAGCGAGGGCACCGGACTCGGCCTCGCTATCAGCCGGGAATTGGCGTGCGGGATGGGCGGCGACCTGCGCGTGCGCAGCGTGGAGGGCGCCGGCGCCACCTTCACGCTCATGCTCCGGGCCGGCCGGCGCGCCGAACGGAGTTAG
- a CDS encoding SDR family oxidoreductase produces MVSATPAFSNSMLGRVCLVTGASSGLGFATAAGLARLGATVIMLSRNIDRGNAARDRVRAETGNENVSVVTADLASLDQVRRAAAEIARDHAHLHVLVNNAGIQARRRRVTVDGFEETLAVNHLAPFLLTALLGPLLRASEPARVITVASRVERMGRIHLDDLQLERGYGPVRAYAQSKLANVLFTYELAARLAGTGVTANCLHPGYVNTGLMRESPAWMRALWRPFLPNADRGSRSALYLASAPELKTVTGGYFERCRPARSSRRSYDATARRRLWDLSAALTGAPPLDA; encoded by the coding sequence ATGGTTTCCGCCACCCCCGCCTTCTCGAACTCGATGCTCGGTCGCGTCTGCCTCGTCACCGGCGCGAGCTCGGGACTCGGCTTCGCCACGGCCGCCGGACTTGCGCGTCTGGGCGCAACGGTCATCATGCTCAGCCGAAATATCGACCGCGGCAACGCAGCGCGCGACCGCGTGCGCGCGGAGACCGGCAACGAGAATGTCTCGGTCGTAACCGCCGATCTCGCCTCGCTCGACCAGGTGCGCCGAGCAGCAGCCGAGATCGCGCGGGACCACGCGCACCTCCACGTGCTCGTCAACAACGCCGGCATCCAGGCGCGTCGCCGACGCGTCACCGTCGATGGTTTCGAGGAAACGCTCGCCGTGAACCACCTGGCTCCGTTCCTCCTCACCGCACTGCTCGGACCGCTCTTGCGCGCGAGCGAGCCGGCGCGCGTGATAACGGTCGCATCGCGCGTGGAACGGATGGGCCGCATCCACCTCGATGATCTCCAGCTCGAGCGCGGCTACGGCCCGGTGCGCGCGTACGCGCAGTCCAAGCTCGCGAACGTTCTCTTCACCTACGAGCTCGCCGCGCGGCTCGCGGGGACCGGCGTCACCGCGAATTGCCTGCACCCGGGCTACGTGAACACGGGCCTCATGCGCGAGTCGCCCGCCTGGATGCGCGCCCTCTGGCGCCCCTTCCTGCCTAACGCAGACCGCGGCTCACGCTCGGCCCTCTACCTTGCGTCGGCTCCAGAGCTCAAAACAGTGACGGGCGGATACTTCGAGCGCTGCCGGCCGGCGCGCTCCTCGCGCCGCTCGTACGACGCAACCGCTCGCCGGCGCCTCTGGGATCTGAGCGCCGCACTCACCGGCGCGCCGCCGCTCGATGCCTAA
- a CDS encoding DNA-formamidopyrimidine glycosylase family protein: MPELPDVTIYVESLAARVIGQPLEHLTIKTPFVLRSVSPPISAAQGRRVSGVRRLGKRIVLDMGDEMFVVIHLMIAGRLRWRAPGAKMPAGNLLATFHFPTGVLALTEAGSTRRASLHIVQGEAALREMDRGGIEPLEIDLATFAEQLGRENHTLKRSLTDPRIFSGIGNAYSDEILHRARLSPLALSRKLSPEEVSRLYEAVQVVLREWTDRLRAQLGGEFPEKVTAFRDEMSVHGRYGKPCPVCGTTVQRIRYASNETNYCARCQTGGRLLADRAMSRLLREDWPKSIDELE, from the coding sequence ATGCCCGAGCTGCCGGACGTCACCATCTATGTCGAGTCCCTGGCGGCGCGGGTGATCGGCCAGCCGCTCGAGCACCTGACGATCAAGACGCCGTTCGTGTTGCGCAGCGTGTCGCCGCCCATCTCGGCCGCCCAAGGGCGGCGCGTGTCCGGCGTGCGCCGGTTAGGCAAGCGCATCGTGCTCGACATGGGCGACGAGATGTTCGTGGTGATCCACCTCATGATCGCGGGACGGCTGCGCTGGCGCGCGCCCGGCGCCAAGATGCCGGCGGGCAACCTGCTGGCGACGTTTCACTTCCCGACCGGCGTGCTCGCGCTCACGGAAGCAGGTAGCACGCGGCGCGCGTCCTTGCACATCGTGCAGGGTGAGGCGGCGTTGCGAGAGATGGACCGCGGCGGCATCGAGCCGCTCGAGATCGACCTCGCGACGTTCGCCGAGCAGCTCGGGCGGGAGAACCACACGCTCAAGCGTTCGCTCACCGATCCGCGAATTTTCAGTGGGATCGGCAACGCGTACTCCGATGAGATTCTGCACCGCGCGCGCCTCTCGCCGCTCGCCCTCAGCAGGAAGCTGAGCCCCGAAGAAGTGTCGCGGCTGTACGAGGCCGTGCAGGTGGTACTGCGCGAATGGACCGACCGGCTGCGTGCTCAGTTAGGCGGCGAGTTTCCCGAGAAGGTGACGGCGTTTCGCGACGAGATGAGCGTGCACGGGCGGTACGGCAAGCCCTGCCCGGTCTGCGGGACGACGGTGCAGCGGATTCGCTACGCGTCCAACGAGACGAACTATTGTGCGCGGTGTCAGACGGGCGGCCGGCTGCTGGCCGACCGCGCGATGTCGCGGCTGTTGCGCGAGGACTGGCCGAAGTCGATCGACGAATTGGAGTAG
- a CDS encoding DinB family protein: MAQSSVQRRRAERTLTPATPLLLRSLRENYYRGGWHGPAAAVREALRGVDANAASWRPGPGRHTIWELTLHLAYARQMMLKRMGIEAPAFPHRLTKPWWPEVPPASTPEAWADALGLLESLHRRLVAAVSGASRRVLTTVRPGRSHTIAMEVLGVATHDAYHAGQMNMIRRMWEDGGRQPRE; encoded by the coding sequence ATGGCTCAATCGAGTGTGCAGCGCAGGCGCGCCGAGCGGACCCTCACGCCGGCAACGCCGCTCTTGCTGCGGTCGTTGCGGGAGAACTACTACCGGGGTGGCTGGCATGGTCCCGCAGCGGCGGTGCGTGAGGCGCTGCGAGGTGTGGATGCGAACGCGGCGAGTTGGCGGCCAGGTCCGGGCCGGCACACCATCTGGGAGCTCACGCTGCATCTCGCCTACGCGCGGCAGATGATGCTCAAGCGCATGGGCATCGAGGCCCCGGCATTTCCGCACCGCCTAACGAAGCCCTGGTGGCCGGAGGTGCCTCCGGCGTCGACCCCCGAGGCGTGGGCCGACGCTCTCGGCTTGCTCGAGTCGCTGCATCGGCGGCTTGTGGCCGCGGTGTCGGGTGCGAGCCGTCGTGTGCTCACGACGGTGCGACCCGGCCGCAGTCACACGATCGCCATGGAAGTGTTAGGCGTGGCGACGCACGATGCCTATCATGCCGGCCAGATGAATATGATCCGGCGGATGTGGGAGGACGGTGGGCGTCAGCCTCGCGAATAG